In Paenarthrobacter sp. GOM3, a single window of DNA contains:
- a CDS encoding APC family permease, with the protein MSEPSKLGPRKSDASGMDEFGYAQTLDRSIGKFASFAAGVSYISILTGVFQLFYFGFSTAGPAYAWSWPIVFVGQLMVALCFAELAGRYPVAGSVYNWAKRLSSGTWAWLAGWLLLLSSIMALGSVALALQITLPQIWSGFQLVGDGTGPYDFAVNGVILASIMIGISTLINAFGVKLMTMINSVGVFVELVAAVLLIVALIWHAVRGPEVLLDTAGFGEGQPLGFFGVFLIAAMASGYVMYGFDTASSLGEETKDPKKTAPKAILRAVTASFLLGGLLLLGGILAAPDLSDPKIGAADGGLQYIVLSVLGGPFGKAFLACIVVAVVVCTLAVHAAAIRMMFAMARDNNLPFSRQLSRVHPTRKTPTVAAIVIGVVAVIPLLVNISQPAIFTILSSISIVLIYLSYLLVTVPMLRRRFLKKWPLKDDGSEPGFSLGKWGLPVNILAVLWGAAMTLNLVWPRPEIYNSVPPFEWYLQWGGVMFVAVVVIGGTLLYRLRIRHRTGVLAEHAAAAPSPSPSPGPDPDLVVAQNS; encoded by the coding sequence ATGTCAGAACCCAGCAAATTAGGACCCCGCAAGAGCGACGCAAGCGGCATGGACGAGTTTGGCTACGCCCAAACCCTTGACCGCAGCATCGGTAAGTTCGCCAGCTTCGCGGCCGGCGTCAGCTACATCTCCATCCTCACCGGCGTTTTCCAACTGTTCTACTTCGGATTTTCGACGGCGGGACCCGCCTACGCCTGGTCGTGGCCCATCGTCTTTGTCGGCCAGTTGATGGTCGCCTTGTGCTTTGCAGAGCTGGCCGGACGCTATCCGGTGGCCGGATCGGTCTACAACTGGGCCAAGAGGCTCTCCAGCGGAACGTGGGCCTGGCTGGCGGGGTGGCTGCTGCTGCTCTCCTCGATCATGGCCCTGGGGTCCGTCGCCCTGGCCCTCCAAATCACCTTGCCGCAGATCTGGAGCGGCTTCCAACTGGTGGGTGATGGAACCGGCCCTTACGACTTCGCGGTGAACGGGGTCATCCTTGCCAGCATCATGATCGGCATCTCCACACTCATCAACGCTTTCGGCGTGAAACTCATGACCATGATCAACAGCGTGGGTGTGTTCGTGGAACTCGTTGCGGCCGTCCTGCTTATCGTGGCGCTCATCTGGCACGCGGTGCGGGGCCCGGAAGTCCTCCTGGACACTGCCGGGTTCGGCGAAGGACAACCCCTGGGCTTCTTCGGAGTGTTCCTGATTGCCGCCATGGCTTCCGGTTACGTCATGTACGGATTCGACACGGCGAGCTCACTGGGCGAAGAAACCAAGGACCCCAAGAAGACGGCTCCCAAGGCTATCCTCCGCGCTGTCACGGCGTCCTTCCTCCTGGGCGGCCTGCTCCTGCTGGGCGGAATACTGGCCGCGCCGGATCTCTCCGATCCCAAGATTGGGGCTGCTGACGGCGGCCTGCAGTACATCGTGCTTTCGGTGCTGGGCGGACCCTTCGGCAAGGCGTTCCTGGCGTGCATCGTAGTGGCCGTCGTGGTCTGCACGCTGGCCGTCCACGCTGCGGCCATCCGGATGATGTTCGCTATGGCAAGGGACAACAACCTTCCCTTCAGCCGTCAGCTCAGCAGGGTGCACCCCACCCGGAAAACCCCCACCGTGGCGGCCATCGTCATCGGCGTGGTGGCAGTGATTCCCCTGCTCGTCAACATCTCCCAGCCAGCCATCTTCACCATCCTTTCCAGCATCAGCATCGTCCTGATCTACCTCTCCTACCTGCTGGTTACGGTACCGATGCTGCGGCGCCGGTTCCTCAAGAAGTGGCCATTGAAGGACGACGGGTCAGAACCCGGATTCAGCCTGGGCAAATGGGGCCTGCCGGTGAACATCCTGGCCGTGCTCTGGGGCGCGGCCATGACACTGAACCTGGTGTGGCCACGGCCGGAGATCTACAACTCGGTGCCGCCCTTTGAGTGGTACCTGCAATGGGGCGGTGTCATGTTCGTCGCGGTAGTCGTCATCGGCGGAACACTGCTCTACCGCCTCCGCATCAGGCACCGGACCGGAGTCCTGGCTGAACACGCAGCCGCGGCCCCATCGCCGTCCCCATCCCCGGGCCCGGACCCGGACCTGGTGGTCGCCCAAAATTCCTAG
- a CDS encoding molybdopterin-dependent oxidoreductase encodes MAALAGVVSAAVVLAVAELVGAFFTARATPLFALGSTFIDFTPPPLKDFAIATFGTNDKAALFVGMGVTIALLACVLGIVAYRKWALGALGVLFMGAVIVACVLTRAGVGPVDAIPSVIGTIAGLIVLRRLMVPLWGLKSWPEAPADVAADADARVGGAGASRRRFFAAAGVTAVAAGIAATGGRLLSAARNNVAQARDALRLPTPARAAAPVPAGVQSPVSGVFPWLTPNNEFYRIDTALSVPEINVKDWELRVHGMVEQEVTLTFQDLLDADLIESHVTLTCVSNPVGGKLAGNAKWLGFPIREVLKRAKPKEGADMVLSRSIDGFSASTPLEVLQDDRDAMLAIGMNGEPLPVEHGYPVRMVVPGLYGFVSATKWVVELEVTRFADSKAYWTERGWSERGPIKTMARVDVPKSFAKFPAGKVAVGGTAWAQTRGITKVEVQIDDGEWVEANLSTEASTITWRQWSYEWDATPGIHYVKARATDGTGEIQTEKRADPVPDGASGWPSVMVTVE; translated from the coding sequence ATGGCAGCGCTGGCAGGCGTGGTGTCCGCCGCCGTCGTGCTGGCCGTCGCCGAGCTGGTCGGCGCATTTTTCACCGCCAGGGCAACGCCGTTGTTCGCCCTGGGTTCGACGTTCATCGACTTCACGCCGCCGCCGCTGAAAGACTTTGCCATTGCCACGTTCGGCACCAACGACAAGGCTGCGCTGTTCGTGGGCATGGGCGTCACCATCGCTTTGCTGGCTTGCGTTTTGGGCATTGTGGCCTACCGGAAGTGGGCGCTGGGTGCCTTGGGTGTGCTCTTCATGGGCGCAGTGATCGTGGCTTGCGTCCTGACCCGTGCCGGTGTGGGCCCCGTCGACGCCATCCCTTCGGTCATCGGAACCATCGCCGGCCTCATCGTCCTTCGCCGCCTGATGGTGCCGTTGTGGGGATTGAAGTCGTGGCCTGAGGCTCCCGCCGATGTAGCAGCCGACGCCGACGCCCGGGTTGGCGGCGCCGGCGCCAGCCGCCGTCGTTTCTTTGCCGCCGCTGGGGTCACCGCTGTTGCCGCTGGAATAGCGGCGACCGGTGGCCGGCTGCTGAGCGCAGCGCGCAACAACGTGGCCCAAGCCCGGGATGCCTTGCGGCTGCCGACACCTGCCAGGGCCGCTGCGCCGGTGCCGGCGGGCGTACAGTCCCCCGTTTCGGGAGTCTTTCCCTGGCTGACACCGAACAATGAGTTCTACCGCATTGATACTGCCTTGAGCGTCCCGGAAATCAACGTCAAGGATTGGGAACTGCGGGTGCACGGAATGGTTGAACAGGAGGTCACCCTGACGTTCCAGGACCTGCTCGACGCCGATCTGATCGAATCACACGTCACCCTCACCTGCGTATCCAACCCTGTGGGCGGAAAGCTTGCCGGTAACGCCAAGTGGCTGGGCTTCCCCATCCGCGAAGTCCTGAAAAGGGCCAAGCCCAAGGAGGGGGCGGACATGGTGCTCTCGAGGTCCATTGACGGCTTCAGCGCCTCCACCCCGCTGGAAGTGCTGCAGGATGACCGAGATGCCATGCTGGCAATTGGAATGAACGGGGAGCCGCTTCCGGTGGAACACGGATACCCCGTCCGGATGGTGGTTCCGGGGCTGTACGGGTTTGTCTCCGCCACTAAATGGGTGGTGGAGCTGGAAGTCACCCGCTTCGCCGACAGCAAGGCTTACTGGACCGAACGCGGGTGGTCAGAGCGTGGGCCCATCAAGACCATGGCACGTGTGGACGTCCCGAAGTCCTTCGCGAAGTTCCCGGCAGGGAAGGTCGCCGTCGGTGGCACCGCATGGGCCCAGACGCGCGGCATCACCAAAGTGGAAGTCCAAATCGATGACGGCGAGTGGGTGGAGGCAAACCTGTCCACCGAAGCTTCCACCATCACGTGGCGCCAGTGGTCCTACGAATGGGACGCCACGCCCGGCATTCACTACGTCAAGGCCAGGGCCACAGACGGCACCGGCGAAATCCAGACGGAGAAGCGCGCCGATCCGGTGCCCGACGGAGCCTCGGGTTGGCCGTCGGTGATGGTGACGGTTGAGTAG
- a CDS encoding AMP-binding protein — MTVTEDFRAARDRLLELRENYKLAHAEFEWPRFEYFNFALDWFDHIAADETKGTKPALVIVEQDGSSTRRTYRDLSERSSQVANWLRSQGVKRGDHMIIMLGNQVELWELMLAGIKLGIVMIPTTTLMGARDLQDRVERGGAGWVAVGSANIGKFDSVQGDYTLIEVGAESANQQAKQYADSYDAGTDFTPDAPTRAHETLLLYFTSGTTSRAKLVEHTHTSYPVGHLSTMYWIGLEPGDVHLNVASPGWAKHAWSNVFTPWIAEACVFIYNYERFDAAALMNQMGREGVTSFCAPPTVWRMLIQADLTQLTNPPSKVVSAGEPLNAEVIGQVEKAWGVTIRDGFGQTESTVQIANTPAQAVKIGSMGRPLPGYDVVLVDPVTGKEADDGELCLRLDPRPVGLMKSYFGDEAKTADAFRDGYYHTGDMASRDADGVITYVGRDDDVFKSSDYRLSPFELESVLIEHPAVAEAAVVPSPDAVKLSVPKAFVVLAAGYEPGPGVAEDILRYCREHLAPFKRIRRLEFSELPKTISGKIRRVELRGTEVARHGDGPLPAGLGVEYTEEEFPNLKD, encoded by the coding sequence ATGACAGTCACAGAAGACTTCCGTGCGGCCCGCGACCGGCTGCTGGAACTGCGCGAAAACTACAAACTGGCGCACGCAGAATTCGAGTGGCCGCGCTTTGAGTACTTCAACTTCGCCCTCGACTGGTTCGATCACATCGCTGCGGATGAGACCAAGGGCACCAAGCCGGCACTGGTGATCGTGGAACAGGACGGCAGCTCAACCCGGCGCACCTACCGCGACCTATCGGAGCGGTCGTCCCAGGTTGCCAACTGGCTGCGGAGCCAGGGCGTCAAGCGCGGCGACCATATGATCATCATGCTCGGCAACCAGGTGGAACTCTGGGAACTCATGCTGGCCGGCATCAAGCTGGGCATCGTCATGATTCCCACCACCACTCTTATGGGTGCCCGCGACCTCCAGGACCGGGTGGAGCGCGGCGGGGCAGGTTGGGTCGCCGTCGGAAGCGCCAACATCGGCAAGTTCGATTCCGTGCAAGGCGATTACACCCTGATCGAGGTCGGCGCGGAAAGCGCCAATCAGCAGGCAAAACAGTACGCGGATTCGTACGACGCCGGCACCGACTTCACGCCCGACGCCCCCACCCGCGCCCATGAGACGCTGCTCCTCTACTTCACGTCCGGGACCACCTCGCGCGCCAAACTGGTGGAACATACCCACACCTCGTACCCGGTGGGCCATCTGTCCACCATGTACTGGATTGGCCTGGAACCCGGCGATGTCCACCTCAACGTCGCTTCCCCAGGCTGGGCCAAGCACGCCTGGTCCAATGTCTTCACGCCCTGGATTGCCGAGGCCTGCGTCTTCATCTACAACTACGAACGCTTCGACGCCGCCGCGCTCATGAACCAGATGGGCCGCGAGGGCGTCACGAGTTTCTGCGCTCCTCCAACGGTGTGGCGGATGCTCATCCAAGCCGACCTCACGCAGCTCACCAACCCGCCTTCCAAGGTGGTTTCGGCTGGCGAGCCACTGAACGCCGAGGTGATCGGCCAAGTGGAAAAGGCATGGGGCGTCACCATCCGCGATGGTTTCGGCCAGACCGAGTCCACCGTCCAGATCGCCAACACGCCTGCCCAGGCCGTGAAGATCGGTTCCATGGGACGGCCGCTGCCCGGGTACGACGTGGTCCTGGTGGACCCGGTCACCGGGAAGGAAGCCGACGACGGCGAACTCTGCTTGCGCTTGGACCCGCGGCCCGTGGGACTCATGAAAAGTTACTTCGGCGACGAAGCGAAAACGGCCGATGCCTTCCGTGACGGCTACTATCACACCGGCGACATGGCCAGCCGGGACGCGGACGGCGTCATCACCTACGTCGGCCGGGACGATGACGTGTTCAAGTCCTCCGACTACCGCCTGTCGCCTTTCGAACTCGAAAGCGTCCTGATCGAACACCCCGCAGTGGCGGAAGCCGCCGTCGTACCTTCACCTGACGCGGTGAAGCTGTCGGTGCCCAAAGCGTTCGTGGTGCTGGCTGCCGGCTACGAACCCGGACCCGGCGTCGCAGAGGACATCCTCCGCTACTGCCGCGAACATCTGGCCCCGTTCAAGCGCATCCGCCGGCTCGAATTCAGTGAGCTGCCAAAGACGATCTCGGGCAAAATCCGGCGCGTGGAGTTGCGCGGGACGGAAGTGGCCCGGCATGGCGACGGTCCGCTGCCTGCCGGTCTGGGCGTGGAATATACCGAGGAAGAGTTCCCGAATCTGAAAGACTAG
- a CDS encoding winged helix-turn-helix transcriptional regulator encodes MSNLAAALEIVGSRWALLIVERLLDGPQRYGDLQRDLGVPTNMLATRLRELETAGVLSRLPLRHNTRAYALTDRGLALSEAIAALARWGDEQ; translated from the coding sequence GTGAGCAACCTCGCCGCGGCCCTCGAGATTGTCGGATCGCGGTGGGCCCTGCTCATCGTGGAGCGGCTGCTTGACGGGCCACAGCGTTACGGCGATCTGCAGCGCGACCTCGGAGTGCCGACCAACATGCTCGCGACCCGCTTGCGCGAACTCGAGACCGCGGGCGTACTGTCCCGTTTGCCCCTCCGGCACAACACCCGGGCCTATGCACTGACCGATCGCGGGCTGGCCTTGAGCGAGGCGATAGCCGCGCTTGCACGCTGGGGCGACGAGCAGTAG
- a CDS encoding aldehyde dehydrogenase family protein, with protein sequence MTQATFSDSASTLFINGSWQPAASGAVREIRNPADGELVATVSEAGREDAERAISAARAAFDSGVWSSVPAPDRGAFLLKVAAELRERREKFARAESLDTGKRIVESRIDMDDIAACFEYFGRLAGQQPGRVVDAGNPDVVSRIVYEPVGVCGLITPWNYPLLQAAWKIAPALAAGCTFVLKPAELTPSTAILAMQLLKDLGLPDGVANLVTGPGAKAGVPLTEHPDIDLVSFTGGLETGKRIAAAAAGTVKKVALELGGKNPNVVFADADFDAAVDNALNGAFVHSGQVCSAGARLVVEESIAERFVDELVRKANNIRLGGPFDESAETGPLISAAHREKVDAYVQRGVEEGARLRCGGAAPEGEKFDAGFYYQPTILDRVQRGMSVVVDEAFGPVVTVETFRTEDEAVATANDTIYGLAGAVWTQDAGKAQRVAGRLRHGTVWINDYHPYLPQAEWGGFGQSGVGRELGPTGLAEYQEAKHIYQNTSPQVTGWFADHGKEN encoded by the coding sequence ATGACCCAAGCCACATTTTCCGATTCCGCCTCCACTCTTTTCATCAACGGCTCATGGCAGCCGGCAGCATCCGGCGCGGTCCGCGAAATCCGCAACCCGGCCGACGGCGAACTGGTCGCCACGGTGTCCGAAGCTGGACGCGAGGATGCCGAGCGCGCCATCTCTGCAGCCCGCGCTGCGTTCGATTCCGGCGTTTGGTCCTCGGTCCCCGCTCCCGACAGGGGCGCGTTCCTGCTCAAGGTCGCCGCTGAACTTCGCGAGCGCCGGGAGAAGTTCGCCCGCGCCGAATCCCTCGACACCGGCAAGCGCATTGTCGAAAGCCGGATTGATATGGACGACATCGCTGCCTGCTTTGAATACTTTGGAAGGCTCGCCGGCCAGCAGCCGGGCCGTGTAGTGGACGCCGGAAATCCCGACGTCGTCAGCCGGATTGTGTACGAACCCGTTGGCGTTTGCGGCTTGATCACGCCGTGGAACTACCCGCTGCTGCAGGCCGCCTGGAAGATCGCGCCCGCACTGGCGGCTGGATGCACCTTCGTCCTGAAGCCCGCCGAGCTGACCCCATCCACCGCAATCCTTGCCATGCAGCTGCTGAAGGACCTTGGCCTGCCGGACGGCGTCGCCAACCTGGTGACCGGCCCCGGCGCGAAAGCGGGCGTGCCACTCACGGAGCACCCCGACATTGACCTGGTTTCCTTCACGGGCGGCTTGGAAACCGGCAAGCGCATCGCAGCAGCCGCGGCCGGCACCGTGAAAAAGGTGGCGCTGGAGCTCGGCGGCAAGAACCCCAACGTCGTGTTTGCGGACGCTGACTTCGACGCCGCCGTCGACAATGCGCTCAACGGCGCCTTCGTCCACTCAGGACAGGTTTGCTCCGCCGGGGCGCGCCTGGTGGTGGAGGAATCCATCGCCGAGCGATTCGTCGACGAACTGGTCCGCAAGGCCAACAACATCCGCCTCGGTGGTCCTTTCGACGAGTCCGCCGAAACCGGGCCACTGATTTCCGCGGCACACCGCGAGAAGGTGGACGCCTACGTCCAGCGCGGTGTCGAGGAAGGCGCGCGGTTGCGGTGCGGTGGCGCGGCACCTGAAGGTGAGAAGTTCGACGCCGGGTTCTACTACCAGCCCACCATCCTGGACCGCGTCCAGCGGGGAATGTCGGTTGTGGTCGACGAGGCCTTCGGCCCGGTAGTGACGGTGGAGACCTTCCGCACGGAAGACGAAGCAGTAGCCACTGCCAACGACACCATCTACGGGCTGGCCGGTGCCGTCTGGACCCAGGATGCCGGCAAGGCCCAGCGGGTAGCGGGCCGTTTGCGTCACGGCACGGTCTGGATCAACGACTACCACCCCTACCTTCCGCAGGCCGAATGGGGCGGCTTCGGGCAGTCCGGCGTGGGCCGCGAGCTCGGTCCCACCGGGCTTGCCGAATACCAGGAAGCCAAGCACATCTACCAGAACACCAGCCCGCAGGTGACCGGCTGGTTTGCTGACCACGGCAAGGAGAACTAG
- a CDS encoding GMC family oxidoreductase, with product MHIDNIGNLNERGFDYVVIGGGSAGAAVAARLSEDPAVTVALVEAGPDDRGIPEILQLDRWMELLESGYDWDYPVEPQENGNSFMRHARAKVMGGCSSHNSCIAFWAPREDLDEWESKYGATGWNAAAAWPLYQRLETNEDAGPDAPHHGDSGPVHLMNVPPADPAGVALLDACEQAGIPRAKFNDGTTVINGANFFQINRRTDGTRSSSSVSYIHPIMERGNFTLLTGLRARQLVFDADKRCTGVDVVDSAFGRTHRLNAHREVILSTGAIDSPKLLMLSGIGPAEHLLSHGIEVIADSPGVGEHLQDHPEGVVQYEAKQPMVQTSTQWWEIGIFTPTEEGLDRPDLMMHYGSVPFDMNTLRYGYPTTENGFSLTPNVTHARSRGTVRLRSRDFRDKPMVDPRYFTDPEGHDMRVMVAGIRKAREIAAQPAMSEWTGRELSPGIEAQTDEELQDYIRKTHNTVYHPVGTVRMGPIGDDMSPLDPELRVKGVTGLRVADASVMPEHVTVNPNITVMMIGERCADLIRGGRTEETTTTEADFSLSLA from the coding sequence ATGCACATCGACAACATCGGGAACCTCAATGAGCGCGGTTTCGACTACGTCGTCATTGGCGGCGGATCTGCCGGAGCTGCCGTCGCCGCCAGGCTAAGCGAAGACCCTGCCGTCACGGTGGCGCTGGTGGAAGCCGGCCCGGATGACCGCGGAATTCCGGAGATCCTCCAGCTTGACCGTTGGATGGAACTGCTGGAGTCAGGGTACGACTGGGACTACCCAGTGGAACCCCAGGAAAACGGCAACTCCTTCATGCGCCACGCCCGGGCCAAGGTCATGGGTGGCTGCTCCAGCCATAACTCCTGCATCGCTTTCTGGGCTCCCCGCGAGGACCTGGACGAGTGGGAGTCGAAGTACGGCGCCACCGGCTGGAACGCTGCCGCCGCCTGGCCCTTGTACCAGCGGCTGGAAACCAACGAGGACGCCGGCCCGGACGCTCCCCACCACGGTGACTCAGGACCGGTGCACCTGATGAACGTGCCCCCGGCGGACCCCGCCGGCGTGGCACTCCTGGATGCCTGCGAGCAAGCCGGCATTCCCCGCGCAAAGTTCAATGACGGAACCACCGTCATCAACGGCGCCAACTTCTTCCAGATCAACCGCCGCACGGACGGGACCCGCTCCTCCAGCTCGGTCTCCTACATCCACCCCATTATGGAGCGTGGGAACTTCACGCTGCTGACCGGCCTCCGGGCCCGCCAGCTGGTGTTCGACGCCGACAAGCGCTGCACCGGCGTCGACGTCGTCGACTCGGCGTTCGGCCGGACGCACAGGCTGAACGCGCATCGCGAGGTCATCCTGTCTACTGGCGCGATCGATTCCCCCAAGCTCCTCATGCTCTCGGGCATAGGCCCGGCTGAGCACCTGCTCTCACACGGCATCGAGGTCATCGCGGATTCTCCCGGGGTGGGCGAACACCTCCAGGACCATCCGGAAGGCGTCGTGCAGTACGAGGCCAAGCAGCCCATGGTGCAGACTTCCACGCAGTGGTGGGAGATCGGCATCTTCACCCCCACGGAGGAGGGCCTGGACCGCCCGGACCTGATGATGCACTACGGCTCCGTGCCCTTCGACATGAACACCCTGCGGTACGGCTACCCCACCACCGAAAACGGCTTCAGCCTCACTCCGAACGTCACCCACGCCCGTTCCCGCGGGACCGTCCGCCTGCGTAGCCGGGACTTCCGCGACAAGCCCATGGTGGATCCCCGCTACTTCACCGATCCTGAGGGGCATGACATGCGGGTCATGGTCGCCGGCATCCGCAAGGCCCGGGAAATCGCCGCCCAGCCAGCCATGTCCGAATGGACCGGGCGGGAGCTCTCCCCCGGTATCGAGGCCCAGACCGACGAGGAACTGCAGGATTACATCCGCAAGACCCACAACACCGTCTACCACCCTGTGGGAACGGTCCGCATGGGACCGATTGGCGACGATATGTCACCACTGGATCCCGAGCTCCGCGTCAAGGGCGTCACCGGGCTGCGGGTGGCCGACGCCTCCGTCATGCCCGAACACGTCACCGTGAATCCCAACATCACGGTCATGATGATTGGCGAGCGATGCGCAGACCTCATTCGGGGCGGCAGGACGGAGGAAACCACGACGACGGAGGCGGACTTCAGCCTGTCCCTTGCCTAA
- a CDS encoding acyl-CoA dehydrogenase family protein, giving the protein MLDEKAAGTTTSGAATEHVLPPYPEADLMHVIDLLPEGERARYLEIREFLQARIRAASIDYWNREEFPFGLLADMAKYGLGGLQTDGSSKLFKGLMYTEIARADVSLSALVGIHNELIVGMINELGSDEQKQKWLPGLESLTQLGAFALTEPDHGSDIAGGLSTTARRDGGEWVINGAKRWIGAATIADFALVWARDEGDGHIKGFIVETDRAGFTATKISNKIGLRIMQNADIMLDDVRIPESNLLPGASEFSRANDLLRDSRAWVGWQAAGIQLAAFDIARAYALERRQFGKELAKFQLVQQQLADILGNANASLSMMVELARIQQAGKLEMVQAAMCKATTTRLARSSVAMGRSLLGGNGITTDYEMGKLFGDAEILYTYEGSYEINSLIVARAVTGKSAFV; this is encoded by the coding sequence ATGCTCGACGAAAAAGCTGCTGGCACCACTACAAGTGGCGCGGCAACAGAACACGTCCTCCCTCCCTATCCGGAGGCGGACCTGATGCACGTCATCGATCTACTGCCCGAAGGGGAGCGCGCGCGGTACCTCGAGATCCGGGAGTTCTTGCAGGCGCGCATCCGGGCGGCCAGCATCGACTACTGGAACCGCGAAGAATTCCCGTTCGGGTTGCTCGCCGACATGGCCAAGTACGGGCTCGGTGGGCTCCAGACCGACGGTTCCTCCAAGCTGTTCAAGGGCCTCATGTACACCGAAATTGCCAGGGCGGACGTGTCTCTCTCGGCCCTGGTGGGAATCCACAACGAACTCATCGTGGGCATGATCAACGAGCTCGGCTCCGACGAGCAGAAGCAGAAGTGGTTGCCCGGCCTCGAATCCTTGACCCAGTTGGGCGCCTTCGCGCTCACGGAACCGGACCACGGCTCCGACATCGCCGGAGGACTCTCGACGACGGCGCGGCGCGACGGCGGCGAATGGGTCATCAACGGTGCCAAGCGCTGGATTGGGGCAGCTACCATTGCCGACTTCGCGTTGGTCTGGGCCCGCGATGAGGGCGACGGGCACATCAAGGGTTTCATCGTGGAAACAGACCGGGCTGGCTTCACGGCCACCAAGATCTCCAACAAGATTGGCCTTCGCATCATGCAGAATGCGGACATCATGCTGGATGATGTCCGCATTCCTGAATCAAATCTCCTTCCCGGGGCCTCCGAATTTTCCCGGGCCAACGACCTCTTGCGTGATTCCCGGGCCTGGGTTGGCTGGCAGGCCGCGGGAATTCAGCTCGCTGCCTTCGATATTGCCCGTGCCTACGCGCTGGAACGCCGGCAGTTCGGCAAGGAACTGGCCAAGTTTCAGTTGGTGCAACAGCAACTCGCGGACATCCTCGGCAACGCCAACGCGTCGCTGTCCATGATGGTGGAACTTGCCCGGATCCAGCAGGCCGGCAAGCTCGAAATGGTCCAGGCCGCCATGTGCAAAGCCACCACCACAAGGCTGGCACGCTCCTCGGTGGCCATGGGCCGCTCATTGCTTGGAGGGAACGGGATCACCACGGATTACGAGATGGGCAAGCTCTTCGGAGACGCCGAGATCCTGTACACCTATGAGGGCAGTTACGAGATCAACTCGCTCATTGTTGCCCGGGCAGTGACGGGAAAGTCGGCGTTCGTCTGA